The Ischnura elegans chromosome 1, ioIscEleg1.1, whole genome shotgun sequence genome contains a region encoding:
- the LOC124162893 gene encoding uncharacterized protein LOC124162893, with product MLRLISSGLPISLPRRSEDSGGPTLEVWSCRKCQDMIRSTRGDDTPIRTLSTVTPNTPEMSAPELRSLFAVINEKLDTLIADQTALSHKVSENSDMLSGLTVKLHAIEKELSNVTGLVNELQEKVFDLEVKLNRNEQERLKNSVEIRGVPLTTDEDLQSIVLKISTALNVNMSAEDIDGVFRPRPRQASSINSRPPPIIVRFLRLNKRDELITKRRVRKELNVDDIGLASNLPLPQQTIYIDEALTPFNRKLFAIARDLKKKGKVKFVWVRNGNILIRQSEGAPVVVISTQKDLDRFL from the coding sequence ATGCTCCGACTTATATCATCCGGCCTGCCAATCAGTCTACCAAGAAGATCTGAGGACTCTGGAGGACCTACTCTGGAGGTTTGGAGTTGTCGGAAGTGCCAGGATATGATCCGGTCAACACGTGGTGATGATACTCCAATTAGGACCCTTTCAACTGTAACACCTAACACACCAGAGATGTCAGCTCCGGAGCTCCGATCCCTGTTCGCAGTGATCAATGAGAAGCTGGATACTCTGATTGCAGACCAAACTGCACTCTCtcataaagtaagtgaaaacagTGACATGCTAAGTGGTCTTACAGTGAAGCTACATGCCATCGAGAAAGAATTATCTAATGTCACTGGTTTAGTAAACGAACTTCAAGAAAAAGTGTTTGACCTTGAGGTTAAGTTGAACAGAAACGAACAAGAGAGACTCAAAAATTCGGTAGAGATAAGAGGGGTGCCGCTGACCACTGACGAAGACCTCCAAAGTATTGTCCTAAAAATAAGCACTGCCCTTAATGTGAATATGTCAGCTGAGGATATAGATGGCGTGTTTCGGCCAAGGCCAAGACAAGCTAGCTCAATTAACTCTCGTCCACCTCCAATCATTGTTCGGTTTCTCAGACTGAATAAAAGGGACGAACTGATAACCAAACGTCGGGTTCGGAAAGAACTTAATGTTGATGATATTGGCCTAGCGTCTAATCTTCCTCTTCCCCAACAAACAATCTATATCGACGAGGCCCTCACCCCATTCAATAGAAAACTCTTCGCCATAGCTAGAGACCTCAAAAAGAAGggaaaagtgaaatttgtgtgggtgagaaatggaaatatcctGATTAGACAGTCGGAGGGAGCTCCCGTAGTAGTCATATCCACACAAAAAGACCTTGATCGTTTTTTATAG
- the LOC124162953 gene encoding uncharacterized protein LOC124162953 translates to MISREHRRLVFDRNSPVILPKNSHPQVAKTTSSGLLKLSHVNAQSLLAHFEEFKLYYHTNVVHVIGVSETWLKPSVTSNVVSLPDFTLYRNDRETKRGGGVGLYIHSSLKSKRVGRSTNSCEVMLEYILVEIINNHSKMLIGVVYNPPKSNNLSDFEIMLASKVPMYDNVVIMGDFNIDISTRNVRSDILLNIIESSNLSIIPLTPTCHTKTTSTTLDLILVDDLKKVSSYGQSPDPPLSCHDQVYINYNMKTPIFEPKLVTFRDYKSFNQENFFEELSNINWCIIEELETIDEKVEALNSLLLTAFNAYVPLRTVRVTHPPTPWFTLDIKAKIKKRNELRALYRRSKSPTIFAEYKEIRNRVKDMVRKAKRDYCENAIRKRADSRTMWKTVRNLGVIS, encoded by the coding sequence ATGATCAGTCGTGAGCACAGGAGACTTGTGTTTGATCGCAATTCCCCTGTTATATTACCTAAAAATTCACACCCTCAGGTAGCAAAAACAACTTCCTCAGGTTTATTAAAATTGTCGCACGTTAACGCGCAGTCACTGCTCGCTCATTTCGAAGAATTTAAACTGTACTATCATACTAATGTTGTTCATGTAATCGGAGTGAGTGAGACGTGGCTAAAACCTTCGGTTACATCAAATGTGGTTTCACTTCCTGACTTTACGTTATACAGGAATGATAGAGAAACGAAACGTGGGGGAGGAGTTGGACTGTATATACattcatcattgaaatcaaaacgGGTTGGTCGCTCTACCAACTCCTGTGAGGTTATGCTAGAATATATCCTTGTTGAAATAATCAACAACCACAGTAAAATGCTGATTGGAGTGGTTTATAATCCACCAAAGTCCAATAACTTGtctgactttgaaattatgttggcCAGCAAGGTCCCTATGTATGACAATGTGGTAATAATGGGAGACTTTAACATCGACATTTCGACCAGAAATGTACGCAGTGACATCCTTTTAAATATTATCGAGAGCAGCAATCTTAGTATTATCCCCCTGACGCCCACCTGTCACACAAAAACAACAAGTACCACCCTGGATCTAATTCTTGTCGACGATCTCAAAAAAGTGTCGTCCTACGGACAATCACCTGACCCACCTCTCTCTTGTCACGATCAGGTATACATTAACTATAATATGAAAACCCCTATATTTGAGCCAAAATTAGTCACCTTCAGAGACTATAAATCATTTAAtcaggaaaatttttttgaagaactGTCTAACATTAACTGGTGTATTATTGAGGAACTTGAAACAATCGACGAAAAAGTTGAGGCGCTTAACTCACTACTTCTAACTGCTTTCAATGCATATGTTCCTCTGAGGACAGTTCGTGTCACCCACCCTCCTACACCATGGTTTACTCTCGACATAAaggctaaaataaagaaaaggaatgaattaaGGGCTTTATACAGACGTTCCAAGAGTCCAACTATTTTTGctgaatataaagaaattcgAAATAGAGTCAAGGACATGGTTCGTAAAGCCAAAAGGGACTACTGTGAAAACGCCATAAGAAAACGTGCAGATTCAAGAACAATGTGGAAAACTGTTCGCAATCTCGGTgtgatatcataa